One Papaver somniferum cultivar HN1 chromosome 10, ASM357369v1, whole genome shotgun sequence genomic window carries:
- the LOC113316713 gene encoding uncharacterized protein LOC113316713, which produces MASSVTTEDLKAFHAMDRDLYKRLVIDSGRDMLKSMHVIAFWLFLEEIGYPNVVQKLLGTHDAVVNFVLNEGIHCLDCLKSVTPPMPVVNVSDLPLTQELMGNKAISLSLAYQYRDSALTRVNQTVNEVFVRAFDDIVRDVWALKNL; this is translated from the coding sequence ATGGCTTCATCTGTTACAACAGAGGATCTAAAAGCATTTCACGCAATGGACAGAGACCTCTACAAGCGACTTGTTATCGACAGTGGTCGAGACATGTTAAAAAGTATGCATGTAATCGCATTCTGGTTATTTCTTGAAGAGATTGGTTACCCCAATGTGGTACAGAAATTGCTAGGGACACATGATGCAGTGGTTAACTTCGTACTTAATGAGGGAATTCATTGCCTTGACTGTCTCAAATCTGTTACGCCACCTATGCCGGTGGTTAACGTTTCTGACTTACCATTAACCCAGGAGTTAATGGGGAACAAGGCGATAAGCTTATCTTTGGCATATCAGTACAGGGATAGTGCCCTAACTCGGGTAAATCAGACTGTGAATGAAGTGTTTGTCAGGGCGTTTGAT
- the LOC113316714 gene encoding zinc finger protein ZAT9-like: protein MEEIQENNFFCKFCYKSFPCGRSLGGHMRSHIKKTKEYKILPSSSSSIVLDDGNRNGSTFMVETAEPSAGVYELRENPKKSWRLSDLSDDKALLGDEGEEDSWTTIDNEAAVPDHLLKKRKRTARYDSTTSSSSSFSLVNDYSNLEIEQEQEEVAICLMMLSRDVGYWGGLDSVVESSGNNFGFKKVESQDSVDGFYKKDDFKKLTKNHTKVVFKVFDDYVELGKYQCTTCNKIFHSYQALGGHKSRQTKLKSCFSSKIESSYETRMETEVSHHSTAAESEPTKPFILDIPVVKERKLSCIVKKGEKHECPICFKVFSSGQALGGHKRSHLVKTVEIQTTTIPQQQPEMNDLLNLYLPAPIEE, encoded by the coding sequence ATGGAAGAAAttcaagaaaacaattttttttgcaaaTTCTGTTATAAGTCTTTTCCTTGCGGTAGGTCTTTAGGTGGTCACATGAGATCTCATATCAAGAAAACTAAAGAATACAAGATacttccttcatcttcttcttctattgttcTTGATGATGGTAATCGAAACGGAAGTACTTTCATGGTGGAAACTGCTGAACCTAGTGCTGGTGTATATGAATTAAGAGAAAATCCTAAAAAGAGCTGGAGATTGAGCGATTTAAGTGACGATAAAGCTCTACTTGGTGATGAAGGAGAAGAGGATTCATGGACTACTATTGATAATGAAGCTGCTGTTCCTGATCATCTattgaagaagagaaaaagaacagCTAGGTACGATTCTACTActagttcatcttcatcattttctttagTGAATGATTACAGTAACTTAGAAATTGAGCAAGAACAAGAAGAGGTAGCTATTTGTTTGATGATGTTATCTAGAGATGTCGGATATTGGGGTGGTTTAGATTCAGTTGTAGAATCTTCTGGTAATAATTTCGGGTTCAAGAAAGTAGAATCACAAGATTCTGTTGATGGGTTTTATAAGAAAGATGATTTTAAGAAGCTGACGAAGAACCATACCAAAGTTGTATTTAAGGTGTTTGATGATTATGTTGAATTAGGAAAATACCAATGCACAACTTGCAACAAGATATTCCATTCTTACCAAGCTCTCGGTGGTCACAAGTCCAGACAAACGAAGCTCAAAAGCTGTTTTTCGTCGAAAATCGAGAGCAGCTACGAAACTAGGATGGAAACAGAAGTTTCCCATCATTCTACTGCTGCTGAAAGTGAACCCACGAAACCTTTCATCCTTGATATCCCAGTTGTGAAAGAGAGGAAACTTAGCTGCATTGTCAAGAAGGGTGAAAAACATGAATGTCCAATCTGTTTCAAGGTTTTCTCATCTGGGCAAGCTTTAGGTGGTCATAAAAGGTCTCATCTGGTTAAAACCGTTGAAATTCAGACTACTACAATTCCACAACAGCAACCCGAAATGAACGATCTACTTAATCTTtatcttcctgctccaattgaagaataa
- the LOC113316715 gene encoding aspartate--tRNA ligase 2, cytoplasmic-like, which yields MVICWGFGSVFEFDSVFRAEKSHNLMYLCEFIGLDLEMEIKEHYSEVMDIVDGLFVAMFDSLNEKCKKELEAIGNQYPIEPLKYLRKTLRLTFEEGVQMLKEADVEVNPLGDLNTELKRKLGKLVLEKYGSQRVHDPELLSTRAQSCGIDPKSIEAYIDAFRNGTAPHGGFGVGLERVLSSFTFLTGVSVLKGLIPSLSAAVGSWETSAS from the exons ATGGTAATTTGTTGGGGTTTCGGGAGTGTCTTTGAGTTTGACTCTGTTTTCAGGGCGGAGAAATCCCATAACCTCATGTACTTGTGTGAATTTATTGGTCTTGATTTGGAAATGGAAATTAAAGAGCATTATTCTGAGGTGATGGACATCGTAGACGGCCTATTTGTTGCAATGTTTGACAGTTTGAATGAGAAATGCAAGAAAGAACTTGAGGCCATTGGGAACCAGTATCCCATTGAACCACTAAAGTACCTAAGGAAGACTCTGAGACTGACTTTCGAAGAAGGGGTTCAAATGTTGAAGGAAGCTGATGTTGAAGTTAATCCTCTTGGTGATTTAAATACAGAATTGAAAAGGAAGTTAGGAAAGCTAGTACTTGAAAAATATG GAAGCCAACGTGTGCATGATCCCGAGCTCTTGAGTACTAGAGCACAGAGTTGTGGAATTGATCCGAAGTCTATTGAAGCATATATTGATGCATTTCGAAACGGTACAGCCCCACATGGTGGATTTGGAGTTGGGTTGGAGAGAGTG CTAAGTTCCTTCACTTTCTTAACCGGGGTTTCAGTACTGAAAGGTTTAATTCCCTCACTTTCAGCAGCAGTAGGATCGTGGGAAACTTCTGCTTCATAG